In Arthrobacter sp. B3I4, the following proteins share a genomic window:
- a CDS encoding phosphotransferase family protein, whose amino-acid sequence MPRSGLRSGSSRPQATAGASFIDAALQDHYREWDLASLGLGHEWTTVFITPQFTTSRHVVALVYAPGARQPALVVKVPRCPGDNEGVQREADMLRQLRALSGGQVEGVPRIVATLEAGAYTVLVETPLTGPPLDPDRVAANLPAAVALGVDFVDSLPCTLPGSTNEGWYERTVEHPLEALAALLSGDAEIVELVHRTHKLLEPLRSEALPAVFEHADLSHPNLLVRPGGGLQVMDWERASAYGIPGHDLTFYLQYLSESSEQAFERPAQLAAFDSAFGPDGWALAPLRRHLLLRDVHPELLPQVVLATWARSASTLAYRLAAEVGPAAGMGDVRQAVLNDRDFWLWRHAAAELH is encoded by the coding sequence AGCTCCCGGCCCCAGGCAACGGCCGGGGCGAGCTTCATCGACGCGGCACTCCAGGACCACTACCGGGAGTGGGACCTGGCATCGCTGGGACTTGGCCATGAGTGGACCACCGTGTTCATCACGCCGCAATTCACCACCTCGCGCCACGTCGTTGCCCTGGTCTACGCCCCCGGCGCCCGGCAGCCGGCCCTGGTCGTGAAGGTTCCGCGCTGCCCCGGGGACAACGAGGGCGTCCAGCGGGAAGCGGACATGCTCCGGCAACTTCGCGCTCTAAGCGGCGGGCAGGTGGAGGGAGTTCCCCGCATTGTCGCGACGTTGGAGGCCGGGGCCTACACCGTCCTCGTGGAGACTCCGCTGACCGGCCCGCCCCTGGATCCGGACCGGGTGGCAGCAAACTTGCCCGCCGCCGTCGCGCTCGGCGTCGACTTCGTTGACTCCCTGCCCTGCACTCTCCCAGGGTCGACCAACGAGGGCTGGTACGAGCGGACGGTGGAGCACCCGCTCGAAGCGCTGGCTGCACTCCTGTCCGGGGACGCCGAAATTGTGGAGCTTGTCCACCGCACGCACAAGCTGCTGGAGCCGCTGCGCTCCGAGGCTTTGCCGGCGGTGTTCGAGCACGCGGATCTAAGCCACCCCAACCTCTTGGTGCGTCCAGGAGGGGGGCTTCAAGTGATGGACTGGGAGCGGGCCTCGGCCTACGGGATTCCGGGGCACGATCTCACCTTCTACTTGCAGTACCTCAGCGAATCCTCGGAGCAGGCGTTTGAGCGCCCCGCCCAGCTCGCGGCCTTCGACTCGGCCTTCGGGCCGGACGGCTGGGCGCTGGCGCCCCTGCGGCGGCACTTGCTGCTCCGCGATGTCCACCCGGAACTTCTTCCCCAGGTCGTCCTCGCTACCTGGGCACGGTCGGCGTCAACGCTGGCCTACCGTTTGGCGGCCGAGGTGGGCCCAGCGGCCGGGATGGGCGACGTGCGGCAGGCGGTGCTCAATGACCGGGACTTCTGGCTCTGGAGGCACGCCGCCGCGGAACTGCACTGA